The Erythrolamprus reginae isolate rEryReg1 chromosome 3, rEryReg1.hap1, whole genome shotgun sequence genome contains a region encoding:
- the RABGAP1L gene encoding rab GTPase-activating protein 1-like isoform X11 produces the protein MFENGSCFMTVLERENRRLQEASMRLEQENDDLAHELVTSKIALRNDLDQAEDKADVLNKELLLTKQKLVETEEEKRKQEEETAQLKEIFRKQLEKAESEIKKTSAIIAEYKQICSQLSSRLERQQVASKEELEVVKGKVMTCKHCSEIFSKEGTLKVPAAKESSGEDTDDEKDALKKQLREMELDLAQTKLQLVEAKCKIQELEHQRGALMSEIQTAKNSWFSKTLNSIKTATGTQPLQQPQLSSSPKEGST, from the exons ATGTTTGAAAATGGTAGTTGCTTTATGACAGTGCTGGAG AGGGAGAATCGCAGGCTTCAGGAAGCCAGCATGCGACTTGAGCAAGAGAATGATGATCTTGCTCATGAACTTGTAACAAGCAAAATTGCTCTACGAAATGATTTGGACCAG GCTGAAGATAAAGCAGATGTTTTGAATAAGGAACTGCTCCTGACCAAACAAAAACTAGTGGAAACTGAAGAGGAGAAGCGAAAACAGGAAGAAGAAACAGCACAG CTAAAGGAGATCTTCAGAAAGCAATTGGAGAAGGCAGAATCTGAAATAAAGAAGACAAGTGCAATCATTGCAGAATACAAACAA ATTTGTTCCCAGTTGAGTAGCAGACTAGAAAGACAACAAGTAGCCAGTAAAGAAGAACTTGAAGTTGTAAAG GGAAAGGTGATGACTTGCAAACACTGTAGTGAAATTTTCAGTAAAGAAGGAACACTAAAAGTGCCTGCTGCTAAAGAAAGTTCAGGAGAAGATACAGATGATGAGAAAGATGCCCTTAAGAAACAATTGCGAGAGATGGAACTGGACTTGGCACAGACTAAGCTGCAACTTGTGGAAGCCAAATGCAAAATACAG GAACTGGAACACCAGAGAGGAGCACTTATGAGTGAAATTCAAACTGCCAAAAACTCTTGGTTCAGCAAAACTTTGAACTCTATCAAAACAGCAACAGGCACACAGCCTCTACAGCAGCCTCAACTCTCATCGTCACCTAAAGAAGGCAGCACATAG
- the RABGAP1L gene encoding rab GTPase-activating protein 1-like isoform X10, with protein sequence MMRENQLQQEDPLDRYKRENRRLQEASMRLEQENDDLAHELVTSKIALRNDLDQAEDKADVLNKELLLTKQKLVETEEEKRKQEEETAQLKEIFRKQLEKAESEIKKTSAIIAEYKQICSQLSSRLERQQVASKEELEVVKGKVMTCKHCSEIFSKEGTLKVPAAKESSGEDTDDEKDALKKQLREMELDLAQTKLQLVEAKCKIQELEHQRGALMSEIQTAKNSWFSKTLNSIKTATGTQPLQQPQLSSSPKEGST encoded by the exons AGGGAGAATCGCAGGCTTCAGGAAGCCAGCATGCGACTTGAGCAAGAGAATGATGATCTTGCTCATGAACTTGTAACAAGCAAAATTGCTCTACGAAATGATTTGGACCAG GCTGAAGATAAAGCAGATGTTTTGAATAAGGAACTGCTCCTGACCAAACAAAAACTAGTGGAAACTGAAGAGGAGAAGCGAAAACAGGAAGAAGAAACAGCACAG CTAAAGGAGATCTTCAGAAAGCAATTGGAGAAGGCAGAATCTGAAATAAAGAAGACAAGTGCAATCATTGCAGAATACAAACAA ATTTGTTCCCAGTTGAGTAGCAGACTAGAAAGACAACAAGTAGCCAGTAAAGAAGAACTTGAAGTTGTAAAG GGAAAGGTGATGACTTGCAAACACTGTAGTGAAATTTTCAGTAAAGAAGGAACACTAAAAGTGCCTGCTGCTAAAGAAAGTTCAGGAGAAGATACAGATGATGAGAAAGATGCCCTTAAGAAACAATTGCGAGAGATGGAACTGGACTTGGCACAGACTAAGCTGCAACTTGTGGAAGCCAAATGCAAAATACAG GAACTGGAACACCAGAGAGGAGCACTTATGAGTGAAATTCAAACTGCCAAAAACTCTTGGTTCAGCAAAACTTTGAACTCTATCAAAACAGCAACAGGCACACAGCCTCTACAGCAGCCTCAACTCTCATCGTCACCTAAAGAAGGCAGCACATAG
- the RABGAP1L gene encoding rab GTPase-activating protein 1-like isoform X9 yields the protein MHMEAILWITAGQIPCQRKGEEDHLQLYVIVKWRENRRLQEASMRLEQENDDLAHELVTSKIALRNDLDQAEDKADVLNKELLLTKQKLVETEEEKRKQEEETAQLKEIFRKQLEKAESEIKKTSAIIAEYKQICSQLSSRLERQQVASKEELEVVKGKVMTCKHCSEIFSKEGTLKVPAAKESSGEDTDDEKDALKKQLREMELDLAQTKLQLVEAKCKIQELEHQRGALMSEIQTAKNSWFSKTLNSIKTATGTQPLQQPQLSSSPKEGST from the exons ATGCACATGGAGGCCATTCTCTGGATCACAGCAGGACAGATTCCATgccagagaaaaggagaagaggatcACTTGCAACTTTATGTCATTGTCAAGTGG AGGGAGAATCGCAGGCTTCAGGAAGCCAGCATGCGACTTGAGCAAGAGAATGATGATCTTGCTCATGAACTTGTAACAAGCAAAATTGCTCTACGAAATGATTTGGACCAG GCTGAAGATAAAGCAGATGTTTTGAATAAGGAACTGCTCCTGACCAAACAAAAACTAGTGGAAACTGAAGAGGAGAAGCGAAAACAGGAAGAAGAAACAGCACAG CTAAAGGAGATCTTCAGAAAGCAATTGGAGAAGGCAGAATCTGAAATAAAGAAGACAAGTGCAATCATTGCAGAATACAAACAA ATTTGTTCCCAGTTGAGTAGCAGACTAGAAAGACAACAAGTAGCCAGTAAAGAAGAACTTGAAGTTGTAAAG GGAAAGGTGATGACTTGCAAACACTGTAGTGAAATTTTCAGTAAAGAAGGAACACTAAAAGTGCCTGCTGCTAAAGAAAGTTCAGGAGAAGATACAGATGATGAGAAAGATGCCCTTAAGAAACAATTGCGAGAGATGGAACTGGACTTGGCACAGACTAAGCTGCAACTTGTGGAAGCCAAATGCAAAATACAG GAACTGGAACACCAGAGAGGAGCACTTATGAGTGAAATTCAAACTGCCAAAAACTCTTGGTTCAGCAAAACTTTGAACTCTATCAAAACAGCAACAGGCACACAGCCTCTACAGCAGCCTCAACTCTCATCGTCACCTAAAGAAGGCAGCACATAG